A window of Vogesella indigofera genomic DNA:
TGAAAAAAGGTTGGCCGCAATTGCGGCCAACCTTTTTTACGTGCGGCAAGCTGCCGCAGCAGGCGGCTTACAGTGTCAGGCCACCGGTCACTTCGATGGCGGCACCGTTGATGTAGCTGGCTTCGTCGGAAGCAAGCCAGGCGTAGACGTTGGCGATTTCTTCCGGCTGCGCCATGCGCTTCATCGGCACCTTGTCTTCCATCGCCTGGATCACCTTTTCCGGCATCGACTTCAGGATAGGAGTGGCAACAAAGCCCGGGCACACCGCGTTGGCGCGAATGCCCTTCTTGCCCAGTTCCTTGGCCCAGGTCTTGACGAAACCGATGACGCCGAACTTGGAGGCGGCATAGTTGGTCTGGCCAAAGTTGCCGTACACACCCACGACCGAGGATGCGTTGAGGATCACACCGGCACCCTGCTCGATCATGGTGTCGACCACGGCCTTGGTACAGTTGTAAACACCCTTCAGGTTGATGTCGATCACCTTGTCGAACTGGTCTTCGCTCATCTTGATCAGCTGTGCATCCATCACGATGCCGGCGTTGTTGACCAGTACGTCGATGCGGCCGTAGCTGCTCTTCAAGGCACCAACCATGTCGGCGATCTGCGCCTTGTTGGTCACGTCCACCTGATAGCCGACGGCTTCGCCACCCAGGGCTTTCAGCTCTTCCACCACGGCATTGACTGCATCCATATTGATGTCACAAACCGCTACGATGGCGCCTTCCTTGATGAATTTCTCTGCAGTAGCCTTACCGATACCACTGGCACCACCGGTGATGATGGAGACTTTCCCTTTCAAGCGCATGATTTTTCCTTTGCTAGGTTGCAGGCAACCCGATTGTCGAACGGATATTCCTCCACCACCGACCTTCGAGATTCAAGTCCCTGTTTTTCTCTGTCTTTTGTTATGGCTTTGACATTGCACTGCGGCATCCTGTTTTGCAACGCACAACATCTTGCGCTGCAATATAGCGCAAGGCTGTCGCCAACGTAAAGCAATCGCTCTAAGAAGCTGACGTGGGCGGCAAGGGCTGTTGCGGCCAACCTGCACATAAAAAAACAGGCAGCGCTAGCTGCCTGTTTTGTATGGGATTGTGGGAATTACTCCAGGCCCTTGCTGGACAGGTATTCCTCGTAATCGCCGGTGTAGTAGTCGTAACCGCCCTTGCCATCCAGTTCCAGGATCTGGGTGGCCAGCGAGCTGACGAACTGGCGGTCGTGCGACACGAAAATCAGCGTGCCCTTGTACTTTTCCAGCGCCATGTTCAGGGCTTCGATCGACTCCATGTCCATGTGGTTGGTCGGTTCGTCCATGATCATCACGTTCGGCTTCTGCAGCAGCAGCTTGCCATACAGCATGCGGCCCTTTTCACCACCGGACAGCACGCGCACCGCTTTTTCCACATCGTTGCCGCCGAACAGCAGGCGGCCCAAGGTGCCACGGATCACCTGCTCGTCGTCGCCGTCCTGACCCCACTCACGCATCCACTCCGTCAGCGTGCGGTCGCTGTCGAACTCGGCTTCGTGATCCTGGGCAAAGTAGCCGATCTGCGCCTTCTCTGCCC
This region includes:
- the fabG gene encoding 3-oxoacyl-ACP reductase FabG — protein: MRLKGKVSIITGGASGIGKATAEKFIKEGAIVAVCDINMDAVNAVVEELKALGGEAVGYQVDVTNKAQIADMVGALKSSYGRIDVLVNNAGIVMDAQLIKMSEDQFDKVIDINLKGVYNCTKAVVDTMIEQGAGVILNASSVVGVYGNFGQTNYAASKFGVIGFVKTWAKELGKKGIRANAVCPGFVATPILKSMPEKVIQAMEDKVPMKRMAQPEEIANVYAWLASDEASYINGAAIEVTGGLTL